The sequence TTGGAGAGTGCTGTCGAACTGTTGGAACACGGCATTCGGCAATTGTTTGAGGCAGCCGACACCACGAAGCCCATGACGAGGCGCCGAAGGGGTGTACCCGCGAATCGGCGGAAGGCGCGACCGCGCAAGTAGTCACCGAGCACCGCCTGTTGCAGCCTCTATCCACTTGCGTTGGGTCATGATTCTGGCCTGTCCTGAGGCTCGAATCGGACTGTCTCGACAAGCGGGGATTTCGGCAGAATCCGACGCCGATTCCAATCCGTCCTTGGTGGCCACAGGCCGTTTGTGGTTCACATTCCTCAACCACCGCCGCGGCAGGTCCGGTAACACTCTTCCGCTAGGGCAGGGTGTGTGAAGCGCAGAACCTGATCATCGAACATACTAGGGACAGGTACCTATTTCCGGCGGGAGATAGGTGTGATGGAATTGTCCCGTTGTCGGAACCGATCCCATCTCCCGCTACAACTCGGTCCTGAAAAACAGGGGGTTTTGCAGCAAAATCGAATAAATAGACCCTCAAATACGAAGAGCTAGCAGTCCCTAGAGCGTGTTTCATAAACCCCGAAGCGTCAGCGATGCATTTCAAGTGAATCAGACCCGAAAAAGGAGATTCCTAATGAAAAGGCTGTTGAATAGAGCTCCTCTTATTGTGTTTCTGTTAACGATGCTTTTCAGCGCGGCAGGCTCGGCGCAAGAGCCTGGTAAAAGTCCGCTGCCCCTTCAGGGCCCAACCGATATGCCAGCCCCGAATCCCAAGGGAAGCAATCCGAAACCCGGGGATGCCGAAAAGACTCTTCTCGCTGCGTTCAACAACTACGAAGTCGTTGGCATGAGCGCCGCGCACGGCAATAAGGATCTCGACGATTTTATTCTCCACCTCATCCGCAATCCCGCCTTTCCGAGCAAGGTCAACGTGGTCGCCGTGGAATGCGGCAATTCGCTATACCAGCCCGCCCTTGACCGATACATTGCGGGCGCCGATGTGCCATCGTCCGAAATACGGCAGGTTTGGCGCAACACCACCCAGCCAATGTGTGGCTTGTCCGGCTTTTACGAGGCGTTTTTCCCTTTGGTTCGCAGGATCAATCAAACGCTGCCATCGGAAAAGAAGCTCCGCGTGCTGGCGTGCGACCCTCCCATTGACTGGAGCAAAATAAAGAGCCCCGAGGACTACGGACGAGGACAATACCTGATGCGCGACGTCAGCATTGCCTCTGTGATGGAAAAGGAAGTGCTCTCGAAAGGCCGCAAGGCGCTCATGCTCTTTGGCACAGCACATCTTTTTCATGTGGGAAACACAGCAGTCGGACTCTATGAGAAAGTTTATCCGGGCGTGACCCTGGTGATTGCCGATCACACAGGATTCGGTAACTGGACACCTCTGGCGCAGTACAACGGGGAGTTTGAAGCGCGAATGGCGTCCTGGCCCGTTCCATCGCTCGTACAGATGAAAGGCACCTGGCTGGCAGACTTACTGGACCTGACTCACACTACGGGGAACGTCTTCTTCGGGGTGGCAGATAGCGGCAAGCTTCCGGCAGGCCCGGTTCCACCGAAAGGTACCTTCTCAGAAATGCCGGTCGAAGCGGAAGCCAGATTCTCGAAAATGGTGGATGCTTATCTCTATCTTGGCCCCAGGGATTTGTTGCTGAATGAACCAACGCCAGCGGAAATTGTCATGGACAAAGATTACATGACCGAACTCCAGCGAAGAGCAGCGATCATGGGAGGTGGACCGATGGCAGACCAGGCGAATCCAGAAAAACTTTCCAAGCGTGATTCCAATCCGTTCTTCTACGACCCGGACGAACTCCAGAAACTAATGCATCCTCTCGGCAGCAATTCACCGCCGTCAGGCAAGGAGAACTAATTTTCGGGTCTAAATTTTCAATGGTTCTCCTGCACAGGAATCAAGATTGAAAATTTAGATGTGTGACCCGAATAGCGCTTCCTGGCGTGCGCGACACGAGAATGTTATGACATATGAACAGTTTCGGGAAAACCTGTATCATTCAGCGCTAGACGAAGGGGAGCGGCAGCTTGTGCGACATTAGATATGTCACCCCTAAAGGGGTTCAACCCAAAGAGCAGGAGCAGCCGATCTATAGAGATTCCACTCCTACGGAGTTGAGTCATGGCCACATCGGGAGGATCGTTCAGATCCAGCCTGCCGCCCGACAAGGCCTGACCGCAAATCCCCGCGGATGGTCCGCCTAGGCGGAGGGGATCGTTCAAGCGCAGCCGATCTCCGGCTGCCGCGCCTTCGCTCCAATCCCCCCAATGGCCCGCTAGGCGGAGGGGATCGTTCAAGTTCAGCCTACCGACGATCGGCGCATCTTCACCCCAATCCCCCCGATGGCCCGCCTAGGCGGAGGGGATCGTTCAAGTTCAGCCTACTGGCGCCTTCGGCTTTCCAACCTCCAATCCCCCCAATCGCAGTTGGGGGATACTTCAGGTCCGACCTACGTTGCCTGACGAGCATGCTCGTTGAATCACCCCTTTTACTATCCATCAGGCGGGCCAACGGTCTTGTTCTTGCACTCGCCGGAGCCGGTCTCGGAGTGAAATCATCCTTTCGCAAACGATTCGCCAGTCTTTGAGATCGTATCCCTGCGAATACTCAAACCCGGCGGAGGCGAGGCTTTGACCAGCCTTGCCCACGAAACGCACGCCTGATTTCAGATCGACACCGTCCAAGTGCTCACCCGCTCTGTTCTGCGCAATCGCTTCCTCTAAGGGAATCGTGGAAGGCAGCTCCAGCACGAACTTCCCGTTCCGGATATGGAAGGGATACCCTCCCGGCAGACCGCCGACCCCGGGGACGCTGCGGCGAAGCGATCGGCCGGTCAGTAAAGACATCATGATTGAGACCGCAGTCGCGGCCGTCACTTGATTCAATTCATCGTGGATCGGCCCCAGATTGGGCCGAAATGCGAAACTGTCGATCTCTTGATCGTCAACCCAGACACGCGGTCGCGCCCGAAGCCGCTTTCCCTTCAGCCAAGGGCCGAGGTGGCCATGGTGCGCTATGACGCGAACGTCCTCGCTCTTCACCTTTTCATGAGATCGGCAGAACGCTTCCACAATCGCGGAGTTGCCGATGCCACAGGTGGTGCGGAGGCCCAGCCGGTGGAGCACCGGATTCACACCATCGGGATAACTCGCATTCACGAGGGCCGCTTCGCTGTCCGCAGCACCACGGCTAAGCTCTGCCGCCAGGGCCAACTGCAGAGGGAGGGTGATCCCGAACCCGGCAGCGGCCACCATCTTCGTCCAGCCGCTTGGCCGTTCGACTGCTTCCCATGGGGATTGGAGGGAAGCCACGTGAAGGATGACTTTCGGTTTGAGGGCCCGGATCGCCCGGGAAAAAGCCTGAGCACTAAATTGAGGAATCTCAAACGGCACGAAGGTGACCGCTGTACCGAATGTGATAGATCGTGCGTTGGCGATATGGGCCAATTGCGCCATCTTGAGCGTGGATCGACCGACAATGGCAATTCGAAGTCGTCCGATCGACGCCTGGGAAAGCGAGTTTACGACTGCTGTCGCCAGCGAGCCTGTACCTACAATCAGAATGTCGGCTGTCTTCATAAGCTCTGGTAACGTGGATGGGGCAAAGAAGGAGTCTGCCCGTGCCATCATAAAGCAAGAGCATAGCTTGTACTTCGGCCCCCTGCCGCGCTGCGCCCCAGGATGCCCCGTCCGATGAGTTCCAGAATGTCGCGGTACGCCGTGTCATGAGACGAGTCCGTCAGCTTCGCCCATTGGGTCGTCGTGAGCTTGCCCTCGAACCCATCGAGCAGCTTGTTCAGCACCCGACGCTGGCGGTCGTTCAAAGGAGGCTCGCCGACCCGCTCCCAGAACCGCGCTTTGGCCAGCACACCGCGGAGCAGCGTCTCCGACCCATCGATGGAGCGGCCAAGACAGCCCAGGAACCACACCTGCCACCGCGTAATGTCTGTCCCGCCATTCTGCGTCTCTTCCAGAATGTCGTAATAATCGTTGCGCTCCTCCCCGATCTGCGCGGCTGATTGCCATCGACTCTTCTCCTCAACTTCGCGGGGTGGCGCCCACATGCGCTTTTTGCATGTGGGCGCCACCCAGCCCGATAGGTGCTGCAGGTGATGTAGTGAAGATTGCTCTCTTCATAAAAGCAACGATGGTTGAACATGATGATCATTCCCGGGGGGAGGGTTTAAGAAACAAGGGAGTAAAAACACTAGCAGGGGCTGCGGGGTTGCATCGCATCCGCCTGGGCGGACAAAGAGCGCATGTGGGCGCCACCCGGCCTCAGTTCGCAGGCATTGCAAAGAACGCAATGCCTGCGGCACCCGGTTTACGGCACTTGTCACAAAACAAAAAAGCTCAGCTCCGCATGGGGGAACTGAGCTTTGAAATTGGTTGCGGGAGCCAGATTTGAACTGACGCCGCGGTTCTATGGGCCCGACGTGCGAGCGGGAACCTCAGTTCGCAGGCATTGCGCTCTCTGCAATGCCTGCGGCACCCCGATTTACGGCGCCTGTCACAAAACAAAAAAAGCTAAGCCTCCGCATGGGGGAACTGAGCTTTGAAATTGGTTGCGGGGGCCAGATTTGAACTGGCGACCTTCGGGTTATGAGCCCGACGAGCTACCAGGCTGCTCCACCCCGCGTCACTGAACTGTGCGATCAGGGAAAGGATACACTCGCCTGAGAAAATTCGTCAAGGGTAAAAAAAGTTGCCAGTGGTCAGTTCTCAGTTGTCAGTAGAACAAATAACCAAGGCTCTTGTGCGTCTTGACAAGGGGACTTCTTCACCACGCTAATGGGCTGACCGCGAAGGTTTGCAACTGAGGACTGGGAACTGACCACTGGCCACTGACAACTGCTTTCACCAGCTGCTGTAGGCCGTGCCGTCGATGGAGCTGCCGTTGGCCCCGCTGTGGACGTCAATAATCCCCGATTCGGTCTGGCCGGGGTTGGTGACGGAGTCGTCGAAATCGACTTTCCAGCTCTGATTGGAATTGGTGAAGGGGTCTTTGGGGATCTGGCGGATGTATCCGGAGGTCACCAGATCTTCGAGCGATTGAGGGGCCTTCTGCTTGTCAACAGTGTACTGGTCGATCAGGGAACGCAGATTGTGCAGGTCGTCCTTGAGCACTGCCTCCCTGGCGCGGGTAATGGATTGTCGATAACTGGGCAAAACGACGGTCGCCAGGATCATGATGATGGAAACAACAATCAACAGCTCCAGCAGCGTGAAACCCCGCCTCGCCCGCGGCTGTTCCCGGAGCGGTGACCGGTATCGATTTTTCAACTTGGCCTGAGCCATCACCTTCGCCCTACCAATCGGAGTACTTGGTCCCATCCAGGGCAGTGCCCTGATTCTTCGTAAAGACATCAAACACGTTCTGACCGCCCCAGGACGAGGAATCGGGGTCATCCTGATAGGAGCGCAATCCCCAATCCGTGTTGCCCATCATGGGGTCTTTGGGGATCCGCCTCAAAAACTTGATCTTCTTGTCCACCGTGTTCATCAGCTCGACGCCGTCCACCAGCGTCTGAAGGTCGGGCGGGTACCCTTCAGTATCCAATTTCTTTTCGATCATGTTCTGATCCGAAGCCATCTTGTATTTGTCGATGGCGTCCCTCATTTCGCGAAGGGCGCGCCGGAGCTCGATCTCGCGTTCCCGCTGGATGGTCACCCGCGCCAGGGGAAGCGCCGCGGTCGCCAGGATCGACATGATAGTAAAGGCGACAATCAGCTCGACGATCGTAAAACCCTGCCGGCGTCGACTCTCCGAAGACCTGGGATGCCTCACGCTTACATACCTTCCATCCGGGAGTTTATGACTCATCCGGAGATTATTTCACAACCACCTGGCCGGGCGCGGCGATCGCCGCGATTCGTCCGCCATTGGCGTCCTTTGGAAACATCTGCGTAAAAGCCAGGGTCGTCTGACCCGGGGCCACCGGATCAAAGACCATCGTGAGCAGGCTACCCGAACCGCTGACCGCAGCGACCTCGGGAGGGCGTGACAAGGTGATCACGACGGTCCCCGCCTCGTTGTCGGGTCGTTGAACCAATGCGATCGGTTCATCGTCCTTGCCAAGGAATCCTCCCTCGGAGGCGTCCTTAAGCCGCATCACCTTGGGATCCCAAACCAGCGCAAACGTACAGCCATAGAGATTTTGAATGTTGTCCACATTGACGGTGAGCATAAACGGCCTGCCCATGGGAAACGAGCCAGCGACCGGGTTGATCCTGAAGGCGGCACCCTGACCCGCAGTCGGAACAGGGGATGTCGCTTGTCCTGGGGCAGGAGAGGGAGTCGTGGGCGTCGGAACGGGAGCCTGAGCGCGCGGCGGGGTTTGCACCGGAGGTGGAGCCACTGGGGGCGCGGCCGCCACATCGCCCAGTCGAGGCACTTTGTTCTTGTACTGAATGACCGTGTCGGTCCCGACGTAGAGGCCCCGGAGATTGATCTCATCATACGCGGGCAGGCGCACGATGTGGGGCGTCATGACAATGATAAATTCCTGGGTGTTGCGCTCGGTGTGTTCGTTCGAAAAAAGGAATCGAAGGATGGGGATCTGGGACAACCCGGGAACTCCCGAAACCACCCGCCGGTCGTCGTCAGAAATAATCCCCGCGAGAACGTTCGCCTCACCTTCCTTCAGGGTAATTTCGTGCTCCACGGACCGGTTATTAAAGATCGGTTCGAGCAGGCCGTTGAAATTCTGCTGGCCCGCGATAGAAGATATTTCCACTTTCACGGTCAGCGTGATTTCCCGGTCGAGATGGACCTTAGGGGTGATGTCCAGATTCACACCCACGTCCTGATACTGGAATTGGCTGAAGATATTCCCGGCGGTGGCGCCACCCCCGGTAAAGGGAGTGAAGCTGCCCGTCGAGATGGGCACCTTCTGCCCAATTCGGATCTTGGCCAGCTTTCCATCGGAGGCACGCAGCTGGGGGTTTTGAAGCACCCGGGCCCTCGTATCGGAGAGCAAGGCCTGGGCTGTCGCGGAGGGAATCACTACGCTGAAGCTTCCTCCAGCCAGATGTCCCA is a genomic window of Terriglobia bacterium containing:
- a CDS encoding type II secretion system GspH family protein, whose protein sequence is MSHKLPDGRYVSVRHPRSSESRRRQGFTIVELIVAFTIMSILATAALPLARVTIQREREIELRRALREMRDAIDKYKMASDQNMIEKKLDTEGYPPDLQTLVDGVELMNTVDKKIKFLRRIPKDPMMGNTDWGLRSYQDDPDSSSWGGQNVFDVFTKNQGTALDGTKYSDW
- a CDS encoding type II secretion system GspH family protein translates to MAQAKLKNRYRSPLREQPRARRGFTLLELLIVVSIIMILATVVLPSYRQSITRAREAVLKDDLHNLRSLIDQYTVDKQKAPQSLEDLVTSGYIRQIPKDPFTNSNQSWKVDFDDSVTNPGQTESGIIDVHSGANGSSIDGTAYSSW